In a genomic window of Scomber japonicus isolate fScoJap1 chromosome 17, fScoJap1.pri, whole genome shotgun sequence:
- the slc35b2 gene encoding adenosine 3'-phospho 5'-phosphosulfate transporter 1, which produces MPSFSWRIWPALVLLLFPSAVAAEEESSLLEGWRDVWLFRFLINILGYSTIIIPGYLLISYFKRHNYLETGSGICFPLIKTCVFGSEAKAGLLDDTSVAPRNEGDSGSSIRQVVKLIFCAAGLQVSYLTWGVLQERVMTRSYGATSPEETGEKFKDSQFLVFMNRILALTVSGLWCIMFKQPRHGAPMYKYSFASLSNIMSSWCQYEALKYISFPTQVLAKASKVIPVMLMGKIISRKSYEYWEYLTAVLISVGVSMFLLSSTTSKHPSTVTTFSGIIILGGYIVFDSFTSNWQDNLFKYKMSSVQMMFGVNLFSCLFTVLSLLEQGAFFDSLAFMTRHSEFAFHAVLLSVCSACGQLFIFYTINQFGAAIFTIIMTLRQAIAILLSCFLYGHAITLVGGFGIATVFLALFLRVYARSRMKKSGRRSTQPLAQV; this is translated from the exons ATGCCTTCTTTTTCATGGAG GATTTGGCCTGCACTGGTGTTGCTTCTCTTCCCTTCCGCTGTTGCCGCAGAAGAAGAGTCATCACTGCTGGAAGGCTGGCGCGATGTCTGGCTCTTTCGATTCCTCATCAACATACTGGGatactccaccatcattatccCTGGCTACCTCCTCATTAGCTACTTCAAGCGCCATAATTACCTAGAAACAG gtAGTGGGATTTGCTTCCCTCTGATCAAGACGTGCGTGTTTGGCAGTGAGGCCAAGGCGGGTCTTTTGGATGACACGTCGGTTGCACCCAGGAACGAGGGTGATTCAGGTTCATCGATCAGACAGGTTGTCAAGTTGATCTTTTGTGCGGCTGGACTTCAG GTATCATACCTGACATGGGGCGTCTTACAGGAGAGGGTGATGACACGTTCCTATGGAGCAACATCTCCAGAAGAAACGGGCGAGAAATTCAAGGACTCGCAGTTCTTGGTCTTCATGAACCGCATCCTGGCTCTGACCGTGTCAGGCTTGTGGTGCATCATGTTCAAACAACCTCGCCACGGAGCACCCATGTATAAGTACTCCTTTGCTTCACTCTCCAACATCATGAGTAGCTGGTGCCAGTACGAGGCCCTCAAGTACATCAGCTTCCCTACTCAAGTCTTGGCCAAGGCCTCCAAGGTCATACCTGTCATGCTAATGGGCAAGATAATCTCCCGTAAAAGCTATGAGTACTGGGAGTACTTGACGGCCGTGCTCATCTCAGTGGGCGTCAGCATGTTCCTGCTGTCCAGCACAACCAGCAAGCACCCATCCACTGTCACCACCTTCAGTGGGATCATCATCCTTGGCGGCTACATCGTTTTTGACAGCTTCACCTCCAACTGGCAGGACAACCTGTTCAAGTACAAGATGTCATCAGTGCAGATGATGTTCGGTGTCAACTTGTTTTCTTGCCTCTTCACCGTCCTCTCGCTGCTGGAGCAGGGTGCCTTCTTTGACTCGCTGGCCTTCATGACACGTCACTCCGAGTTCGCCTTCCATGCCGTGTTGCTCTCCGTGTGCTCGGCATGTGGCCAGCTCTTCATCTTCTACACCATCAACCAGTTTGGTGCTGCCATCTTTACCATCATAATGACCCTGCGACAGGCCATTGCCATTCTCCTCTCTTGTTTCCTTTACGGTCACGCCATCACTTTAGTGGGTGGCTTTGGCATTGCCACAGTTTTCCTGGCGCTCTTTCTACGGGTGTATGCTCGTAGCCGCATGAAGAAGTCAGGCCGTCGGTCAACACAGCCGCTTGCACAGGTGTAG
- the nfkbie gene encoding NF-kappa-B inhibitor epsilon produces the protein MASDDCTKDDLLDDNRTDSAIDSYRSIQKSEEPQEPSSDFCEPTDKFSTTDERLDSAYGSSSITVDSLSEIVQGCTLSSAQEEQTESSELSDQENFLTTITEDGDTILHLAIIHEDEFITQHLIQLFPKEVLDIQNNLYQSPLHLATYLKLTEVAKSLVEKGASLELQDQNGNTALHVACQQGLVKCATEMTREISPSKLAPILETQNWRGLACLHLAALNRQHQMMNLLMNKEADLNIQEGTSGKTALHLAVELHDVTSVKLLLNGGANVDAAMFNGCTPLHLAVGRQDTTIANLLFQFGADTMLRNMEDETALDLADGNYDILALFPFDDIQISGRSVVGMNF, from the exons ATGGCGAGCGACGACTGTACGAAAGATGACTTGCTGGATGATAACCGCACAGACTCGGCCATTGACTCGTATCGCTCCATACAGAAGTCAGAGGAGCCGCAGGAGCCTAGCAGCGACTTCTGCGAGCCGACGGACAAGTTTTCCACCACGGATGAGCGCCTGGATTCAGCCTACGGCTCGTCGTCTATCACAGTGGATAGTCTATCAGAGATAGTGCAAGGCTGCACGCTTTCTAGCGCCCAGGAGGAACAGACAGAGAGCTCTGAGCTCTCTGACCAGGAGAACTTTCTCACAACTATTACTGAAGATGGAGACAC AATCCTGCACTTAGCAATCATCCATGAAGATGAATTTATCACTCAACATTTGATACAGCTATTCCCAAAAGAAGTCCTGGACATCCAAAACAATTTGTACCAG AGCCCCTTGCACTTGGCCACCTACCTGAAACTGACAGAAGTAGCGAAGAGTCTAGTGGAAAAAGGAGCCAGTCTGGAGTTGCAGGACCAGAATGGTAACACAGCGCTCCATGTGGCCTGTCAGCAAGGACTAGTGAAGTGTGCCACTGAGATGACCAGAGAGATTTCCCCCAGCAAGCTGGCACCAATCCTGGAAACACAGAACTGGAGAG GTCTTGCCTGTCTTCACTTGGCTGCACTTAACAGGCAACATCAGATGATGAACCTCTTGATGAACAAGGAAGCAGACTTGAATATCCAG GAGGGAACCAGCGGCAAAACAGCTCTTCATCTTGCTGTTGAGCTGCATGACGTCACATCAGTGAAGCTGCTTCTCAATGGGGGAGCCAATGTGGATGCTGCCATGTTTAATGGCTGCACGCCCTTGCATCTTGCAGTGGGGAGGCAGGATACCACCATCGCCAACCTCCTATTTCAGTTTGGTGCTGACACAATGCTGCGAAACATGGAGGACGAGACAGCGCTGGATCTGGCTGATGGAAATTATGAT ATTTTGGCTCTATTTCCATTTGATGACATTCAAATCTCCGGGAGGTCGGTGGTTGGTATGAACTTTTGA